The following nucleotide sequence is from Novipirellula galeiformis.
CAAGTTGCCGCCGGAGCGATTGGACAACCGCCTACGCAGCAAGCCCAAGGGGCGTTCCAGTTAAACATCAGCACCCAAGGTCGGCTGGAGGACGTCGAGCAATTCAAACAAGTCGTGGTCAAAGCGGGCGAGGGAGCTAATCTCGTGCGACTCGGCGATGTCGCCCGTATCGAATTGGGAGCCCAAGACTATTCAACGGGCAGCTATCTCGACGGACGCGAAGCAATCGGCATCGCGATCTTTCAACGGCCTGGATCCAATGCGGTCGCAGCGGCCGACAATATCGTGCAGCTGATGGACGAATTGAGCGCTGACTTCCCCGCCGGATTGAAGCATGAGATCGCTTATAACCCGACCAACTTTGTCAAAGAGTCGATCCGCGGCGTGTTCCAAACTCTGGTCGAAGCGACCGTTTTGGTCGTGCTCACCGTATTCCTGTTTCTCCAGAATTGGCGTGCCACGATCATTCCGGTCGTGGCCATTCCCGTCTCGCTGATCGGGACGTTTGCCGCGATGTTGGCGATGGGCTTCAGCCTGAACAACCTCTCTCTGTTCGGGCTGGTGTTGGCAATTGGGATTGTGGTTGATGATGCCATCGTGGTGGTCGAGAACGTCGAGCACTGGATCGAACGCGGACTATCGCCGCTGAAAGCCGCGCATAAAGCGATGAGCGAAGTCGGCTCCGCCCTCGTCGCGGCGACGTTAGTACTGATCGCGGTGTTTGTCCCAACCGCCTTCATCCCAGGGATCAGTGGTGAGTTCTATCGTCAATTCGCTGTCACGATTGCGGTTTCAACCACCCTCTCTCTGGTCGTCTCGTTGACGCTCAGCCCCGCCATGTGCGCGTTGTTGTTGCGTCCCAAGCCCGAATCTCAAAACGCCAACGCCGGAAAACCAGCCGCGAACGCCGGTCTGGTCCACAAGGTTGGTTATTGGTTGATGTCACCGCTGCGTTGGTTTTTTGCCGGATTCAACTGGCTATTTGATTGGGGTAGCGGAATCTATACCGGCTTAGTCGCTCGCTTGGTGCGCGTCAGCGTGGTCGGGATGATGCTCTACTTCGCGCTGCTCGGTTTGACCTGGCTCGGTTTCTCCAGCGTACCAGGCGGCTTCATCCCGATGCAGGACCAAGGCTATATCGTCGTCAGCATCGAGCTCCCACCGAGCGCCTCGTTAGCCCGCAGCGAAGAAGTCGCCGAACAAGTCAAGGACATCGCGATGGAGGTTCCTGGAATCGCTCACGCGGTTTCCATCGTCGGGTTCAGCGGCGCAACGCGTTCGAACAACTCCAATGCGGCAGCCGTCTTCGTCACCCTTTCCGACGCGGGCGAACGTGCGAAACAGGGACACAGCTCCGACCAAATCCTCGCCGAGTTGCGCAAGCGAACCGCTGTGGTCGACGAGGCGATGGTGCTGGTCATTCCTCCGCCTCCCGTGCCTGGGATCGGCACCGGAGGCGGATTCAAAATGGTGGTCCAGGACCGCAACGGAGCGGGCTCGGAGCAATTGCAACAAGTCACAGCCGATCTCGTTGGCGAAGCGATGACGCAGCCCGGTATGGCGATGGTTTACACGATGTTTCGTAACAACACCCCACAGATGTATGCCGACATTGACCGCGTCAAGGCCCAGATCCTTCACGTGCCACTGACGAATGTCTTTGACACGTTGCAAACCGCGCTTGGCAGCGTTTACGTCAACGACTTCAATTATCTGGGCCGCACGTACCGCGTCACCGCCCAAGCCGACTCGCAATTCCGCGCCGAGCCTGAGGATGTTCTCAAGCTAAGAACACGCAGCAGCAACGGCGCCATTGTGCCTCTCGGATCCGTCGTCAAGATGTCCCAGCGAACCGCTCCCGACCGAATCGTCCGCTACAATTTGTATCCCTCGGCGGATGTCAGCGGGGCACTATTGCCTGGATTTAGTACCGGCGCAGCGATGGCGGTGATGGAGCAACTCGCCGACGAACGCTTGCCAATCGGATTTGGCTACGAGTGGACCGACCTGTCGTATCAAGAGAAACAAGCGGGCAATACGGCGCTGATCATTTTTCCCCTCTGTGTGTTGTTCGTCTTCCTGGCGCTATCGGCACAATATGAAAGTTGGTTGTTGCCGCTGGCGGTAATCATGATCGTTCCGATGGGATTGTTGTTCGCGATCACGGGTGTGTGGTTGCTCGGTATGGACAACAACATCCTGACTCAAATTGGATTCATCGTCCTCGTCGCCCTGGCGTGTAAAAACGCGATTTTGATTGTCGAGTTTGCAAAAGCGGAGGAAGACTCCGGCAAGAACCGTTTTGACGCCGCCGTCGCCGCAGCGAGATTGCGAGTTCGTCCGATTCTGATGACGTCGCTGGCGTTCATTCTCGGCGTTGTACCGCTGGTGATCGCCACCGGAGCCGGTTCCGAAATGCGACGCGCACTCGGCACGGCCGTGTTCAGCGGCATGATCGGTGTGACGCTGTTCGGCTTGATCCTGACGCCAGTGTTCTACGTGGTCCTACGCCGTTTTTCTCGCGATCGAAATCCTACGGTCGCACAAGATGACTCACCATCGCTCGCGCTCCAGCCCGGATCGCCAGTAGGCGTGAGCGGCGCAGATGAGAATCTACCGGAGAATTCCAAGCAGATCGCAGACGACGCAGACGATGACGTTGCCCAGGCTCCAACTGAAACGCCGGACGAGTCTTAAGAATATGAAGGCACTTTAGGGGGCGGGGGGTTTTGCCTACAAAGTCTTCCTCGCCCCCTTCATTTCCCCGTGGACGGAATCGCGCGGGCCAGCGGCGACCGGACTGGCGTTTTTCCACCTTGGACAAGCACCATCGCTTGACGTTTGGGAATGAGGTGACACGAGCTTGTTCATGGCCAGAGAGGAATACTTTCGAGTGACCATCGACAGCCGGGGCGTTTTCCCTGCACGAAACGAAGCAGCTTTTCCACGCTGGCCATATCGCCT
It contains:
- a CDS encoding efflux RND transporter permease subunit, producing the protein MNFFIDRPIFATVISIVIVVVGAISYVNLPVSQYPNIALPTVVVRAQYAGATAETLANTVATPLEQEINGVENMLYMESSSTADGTMQLTITFEQGTNLDDAQVLVQNRVSLAEPRLPAEVRQIGVTTQKSSPDMLMVVHLYSPDESRGSLYISNYVLLRIKDVLARQDGVGNVTVFGAREYSMRVWLDTERLSTLDMTTGDVIAALREQNVQVAAGAIGQPPTQQAQGAFQLNISTQGRLEDVEQFKQVVVKAGEGANLVRLGDVARIELGAQDYSTGSYLDGREAIGIAIFQRPGSNAVAAADNIVQLMDELSADFPAGLKHEIAYNPTNFVKESIRGVFQTLVEATVLVVLTVFLFLQNWRATIIPVVAIPVSLIGTFAAMLAMGFSLNNLSLFGLVLAIGIVVDDAIVVVENVEHWIERGLSPLKAAHKAMSEVGSALVAATLVLIAVFVPTAFIPGISGEFYRQFAVTIAVSTTLSLVVSLTLSPAMCALLLRPKPESQNANAGKPAANAGLVHKVGYWLMSPLRWFFAGFNWLFDWGSGIYTGLVARLVRVSVVGMMLYFALLGLTWLGFSSVPGGFIPMQDQGYIVVSIELPPSASLARSEEVAEQVKDIAMEVPGIAHAVSIVGFSGATRSNNSNAAAVFVTLSDAGERAKQGHSSDQILAELRKRTAVVDEAMVLVIPPPPVPGIGTGGGFKMVVQDRNGAGSEQLQQVTADLVGEAMTQPGMAMVYTMFRNNTPQMYADIDRVKAQILHVPLTNVFDTLQTALGSVYVNDFNYLGRTYRVTAQADSQFRAEPEDVLKLRTRSSNGAIVPLGSVVKMSQRTAPDRIVRYNLYPSADVSGALLPGFSTGAAMAVMEQLADERLPIGFGYEWTDLSYQEKQAGNTALIIFPLCVLFVFLALSAQYESWLLPLAVIMIVPMGLLFAITGVWLLGMDNNILTQIGFIVLVALACKNAILIVEFAKAEEDSGKNRFDAAVAAARLRVRPILMTSLAFILGVVPLVIATGAGSEMRRALGTAVFSGMIGVTLFGLILTPVFYVVLRRFSRDRNPTVAQDDSPSLALQPGSPVGVSGADENLPENSKQIADDADDDVAQAPTETPDES